The following are from one region of the Segatella oris genome:
- a CDS encoding relaxase/mobilization nuclease domain-containing protein: MIAKIMKGSGFKGVINYILDPKKGTELIDSSGVRTDSISHIVQSFIDQIELNPRVSKVVGHISLSFSAQDASRLSNEFMVQVAREYMEKMGIKDTQYIIGRHFDKEHPHVHIAFNRIDNNGKTISDKNDRFRSEKICKELTAKYDLYFASGKEKIKEHRLKEPDKTKYEIYQALREKIPKSRNWKSLLAHLRNEGIDVRFKYKGNTQEVQGIIFEKNGYHFNGSKVDRSCSYSKIDFALQQNNKENCQQAQGTVNLISDVADATSTLVNDFIKGGLDLFQSHGTLPAEVYNTLEKKKKKKKRKIHL, translated from the coding sequence ATGATAGCTAAGATTATGAAAGGTTCGGGCTTCAAGGGTGTCATCAATTACATCCTCGATCCAAAGAAAGGAACTGAACTTATAGACAGTTCTGGAGTGCGAACAGACAGTATTAGCCATATTGTCCAAAGTTTCATTGACCAGATAGAATTGAATCCACGAGTAAGTAAGGTTGTAGGGCATATCTCGCTTAGTTTCTCCGCACAGGATGCTTCAAGATTAAGCAATGAGTTCATGGTGCAGGTGGCTCGTGAGTATATGGAGAAAATGGGGATAAAAGATACGCAGTATATCATAGGTCGCCATTTTGACAAAGAACATCCGCATGTTCATATTGCTTTCAATCGGATAGACAATAACGGCAAGACCATCTCCGACAAAAACGACAGATTCAGAAGCGAGAAGATTTGTAAGGAACTGACCGCCAAATATGATTTATACTTTGCCAGTGGCAAGGAGAAAATCAAGGAACACCGCTTGAAAGAACCAGACAAGACCAAGTATGAGATTTATCAGGCTTTAAGGGAAAAGATTCCTAAAAGCAGGAATTGGAAATCATTACTCGCTCACCTGAGAAATGAAGGGATTGATGTGCGCTTTAAGTATAAAGGCAATACACAGGAAGTGCAAGGTATTATCTTTGAGAAGAACGGCTACCACTTCAATGGCTCAAAGGTGGACAGGAGTTGCAGTTATTCCAAGATTGATTTTGCCTTGCAGCAGAATAACAAAGAAAACTGTCAACAGGCACAAGGAACCGTCAATCTTATATCAGATGTTGCAGATGCTACGAGCACACTTGTTAATGACTTCATCAAGGGAGGATTAGATCTATTTCAGTCTCACGGCACACTCCCAGCAGAAGTTTACAATACACTTGAGAAAAAGAAGAAAAAGAAAAAACGTAAAATACATTTATAA
- a CDS encoding RNA-binding domain-containing protein, translating into MTIQEIQTRKEDQTFDCKSIQIEPKALAITIVAFANADGGVIAIGVSDKTRKIDGVDQHTEKLNELLRVPLDFCNPSVPITSDLLPCIDKDGNDNHILLMYIPASSELHANQVDEAYMRVGDKSRKLSFEERIQLMYDKGERYYEDTAVYGATVDDIDMTAVERYTELIGYTKSPKQYLQENNGFITTNAKGEEQVSVACTLLFGKYPQKFFPRGRTRFIRYKGTEERVGAEMNVIKDVTFEGTILDQVKATIAYLETQVEEHTFLGQHGQFVTNRDYPKFVIQEMVVNACCHRAYNIKGTEIQIKMLDDRLVFESPGRLPGTVKPTNIRHTHFSRNPKIAQFLKVYDFVKEFGEGVDRVCRELEANRSPIPTYHLDDFILKITVPKVIHRSITNGNATVNTKNATVNATANSPKDTVNAQNATVNTENATVNSNDTIDRLIAKAAEQGDKLTANRISILRLMVENPYITKEEMASIIGLSGSTIMRNIEFMRGKYLRRVGSDKSGFWEIIE; encoded by the coding sequence ATGACTATACAAGAAATACAGACTCGTAAGGAAGACCAGACGTTTGATTGCAAGAGCATTCAAATTGAACCGAAAGCATTGGCTATTACCATTGTGGCATTTGCCAACGCAGATGGTGGTGTTATTGCCATTGGCGTATCTGATAAGACTCGGAAGATAGACGGAGTTGACCAGCATACGGAAAAGCTAAATGAGTTGCTTCGTGTGCCTTTAGATTTCTGTAATCCTTCTGTACCCATTACCAGCGACTTACTGCCTTGTATAGATAAAGATGGAAATGACAACCATATATTGTTAATGTATATTCCTGCAAGTTCTGAGTTGCATGCCAACCAAGTAGATGAAGCCTATATGCGTGTTGGCGATAAAAGTAGAAAACTGTCTTTTGAGGAGCGCATACAGCTGATGTATGATAAGGGCGAACGTTATTATGAAGATACGGCTGTGTATGGTGCTACTGTAGATGATATAGATATGACTGCTGTCGAAAGATATACAGAATTGATTGGTTATACCAAATCTCCCAAGCAATATCTACAAGAGAATAATGGCTTCATAACTACCAACGCCAAGGGAGAGGAGCAAGTTAGTGTGGCTTGTACTCTGTTGTTTGGTAAATATCCTCAGAAGTTCTTTCCTCGTGGGCGTACTCGTTTCATCCGTTATAAAGGTACAGAAGAGCGAGTGGGTGCAGAGATGAATGTAATTAAGGACGTAACTTTTGAAGGGACGATACTTGATCAGGTGAAAGCCACGATAGCGTATCTTGAAACCCAAGTAGAGGAACATACATTTCTTGGGCAGCATGGACAGTTTGTAACCAATAGAGATTATCCAAAGTTTGTGATTCAAGAGATGGTGGTCAATGCTTGCTGCCACCGTGCCTACAACATCAAGGGCACGGAAATCCAAATCAAGATGCTTGACGATCGCCTTGTTTTCGAGTCTCCGGGCAGACTACCTGGAACGGTCAAGCCTACAAACATACGTCATACACACTTCTCTCGCAATCCAAAAATTGCTCAATTCCTTAAAGTGTACGACTTTGTGAAAGAATTTGGTGAGGGTGTGGATCGTGTGTGTAGAGAGTTGGAAGCTAATAGGTCGCCAATCCCTACATATCATTTGGATGATTTTATCCTTAAAATTACAGTTCCAAAAGTTATACATCGGTCTATAACCAATGGCAATGCGACTGTAAATACCAAAAATGCAACTGTAAATGCAACTGCAAATAGTCCAAAAGATACTGTAAATGCTCAAAACGCGACTGTAAATACCGAAAATGCAACTGTAAATTCCAATGATACTATAGATAGATTAATAGCAAAAGCAGCCGAACAGGGGGATAAACTTACAGCGAACCGTATCTCTATTTTACGACTGATGGTAGAAAACCCTTATATTACAAAGGAAGAAATGGCTTCTATTATAGGATTGAGTGGTAGTACAATCATGCGTAATATTGAATTTATGCGTGGCAAGTATCTTCGTAGAGTCGGCTCGGATAAAAGTGGCTTCTGGGAAATTATAGAATAG
- a CDS encoding DNA cytosine methyltransferase, with protein sequence MLHKRFHKRRGRLPSVEVVDLFCGIGGLSYGMKSQGFKILKGFDLDATCKYSYETNNEAEFQYKDIRNVTQKDILPLYSKNSIKVLAGCAPCQPFSSYAFKNKTKDKEKYSLLDEFGRLVKEVHPDIVTMENVPAITSFKLKSVLSDFIKVLQEENFFVTYQVVYCPNYGIPQTRKRLVLLASRWGEIKIIPPTHTKENYVTVRDAIGYLPPLEAGHCCPTDSLHRCRELTPLNMERIKATPYGGSWKDWPKDLILNCHKKNGGKSFGSVYGRMVWDKPAPTMTTLCTGLGNGRFGHPEQNRAISAREAALFQTFPNTYKFFPHEQDVSLTKVSRYIGNAVPPKLGEVIAESIKQHLRNIQL encoded by the coding sequence ATGCTCCACAAAAGGTTTCATAAAAGACGAGGAAGATTACCATCAGTAGAGGTTGTAGATCTATTTTGCGGAATAGGAGGGCTTAGTTATGGAATGAAATCACAAGGTTTTAAAATTCTCAAAGGTTTTGATTTGGATGCGACCTGCAAATATTCTTATGAGACTAATAACGAAGCTGAGTTTCAATATAAAGATATAAGGAATGTCACTCAAAAAGATATATTGCCTCTTTATTCTAAAAATTCTATTAAAGTTTTAGCGGGATGTGCACCATGCCAGCCCTTCTCTTCTTATGCTTTTAAGAATAAGACTAAGGATAAAGAAAAATATAGTCTTTTAGATGAATTTGGGCGATTAGTAAAAGAAGTTCATCCTGATATAGTAACAATGGAAAATGTACCTGCTATTACATCCTTTAAATTAAAATCGGTTTTGTCTGACTTTATTAAGGTGTTACAGGAGGAGAATTTTTTTGTAACGTATCAGGTTGTATATTGCCCCAATTATGGAATTCCACAAACTCGTAAGCGTTTGGTGCTTCTAGCTTCGCGTTGGGGTGAAATCAAAATAATTCCACCTACTCATACAAAAGAAAATTATGTAACAGTACGAGATGCTATAGGGTATCTTCCACCATTAGAAGCAGGACATTGTTGCCCTACAGATTCATTACATAGGTGTCGTGAATTAACTCCTTTGAATATGGAAAGGATAAAGGCAACTCCTTACGGTGGAAGTTGGAAAGATTGGCCAAAAGATTTGATATTAAATTGCCATAAGAAGAATGGCGGTAAAAGTTTTGGTAGTGTCTATGGTCGTATGGTGTGGGATAAACCTGCTCCAACGATGACTACTTTATGTACAGGTTTGGGCAATGGCCGGTTTGGGCATCCTGAGCAAAATAGAGCCATATCTGCCCGTGAAGCTGCTTTGTTTCAAACTTTCCCTAATACTTATAAATTTTTCCCACATGAACAAGACGTTTCATTAACAAAAGTCTCTCGGTATATAGGAAATGCAGTTCCTCCGAAATTAGGAGAAGTAATAGCAGAAAGTATTAAGCAACATTTAAGAAATATCCAATTATGA
- a CDS encoding ATP-binding protein: MKQYNFNISLSILNHLGRNLYRNFITVLGEAVSNSWDADAHNVYITIDREARILIVRDDGEGMDEDDFQNKFLKIGYSKRKDKSTHTNSGRPYIGRKGIGKLALLSCAQTITVLTKKEKEELVGGIIDNAGLDKAIRNDISSDEYNLGVPDDTIIATYKERLGKEGTVIIFQDLKDGIRNRVEYITKLVALYFRFSLKDPKFNIYINEKLITIKELNSIKDKTQFAWILNDTEDPYIKDSKFLKSKIIPLENAAIKGFVASVEKPSDIKIKGTDEKVTIDLYVNGRLREKDILRHIPIARIVQSYLYGQIHFDSLDDDIDRFTSSREGVVPDDPKFKELLKVLNEVIKTVMNDWDIWRTEINEDGDLENPRMTKKQRKSQELFNVVVEDFKPSKDNEPSRKKVEGWIKEIREDAEFNLSSYGECFAAENLLRKYINDKQIEIPEKIQKEINEKWEPNAKKYKEAANINFNIREGESSLSYLDMDNLSFIADDEKDKQKKACLLRDAAEYKPIRDALSHTARLTKLAKDKLNMTYENIKARIIVLLNRA; the protein is encoded by the coding sequence ATGAAACAATATAATTTTAACATATCACTTAGTATTCTCAATCATTTGGGAAGAAATCTTTATAGAAATTTTATAACAGTCCTTGGAGAAGCTGTATCTAATTCATGGGATGCAGATGCGCATAATGTTTATATCACCATAGATCGTGAAGCAAGGATACTTATTGTTCGTGACGATGGTGAGGGTATGGATGAGGATGATTTTCAAAATAAATTTTTGAAAATTGGATATTCTAAGCGAAAAGATAAGAGTACGCATACAAATAGCGGACGTCCATATATAGGAAGAAAAGGTATTGGTAAATTAGCTCTACTTTCATGTGCCCAAACAATAACAGTTCTTACAAAAAAGGAAAAAGAAGAATTGGTTGGTGGAATAATTGATAATGCAGGGCTTGATAAAGCTATCAGAAATGACATATCTTCTGATGAATATAATCTAGGCGTGCCAGATGATACTATAATTGCAACTTATAAAGAACGATTAGGTAAAGAAGGGACCGTTATAATCTTTCAAGATTTAAAAGACGGTATTCGCAATAGAGTTGAATATATAACAAAGTTAGTAGCTTTATATTTCCGTTTTTCTTTAAAGGATCCTAAATTTAATATTTATATAAATGAAAAGCTAATAACTATTAAAGAACTGAATTCTATAAAAGATAAAACCCAGTTTGCTTGGATACTTAATGATACGGAAGATCCTTATATTAAGGATAGTAAATTTCTTAAATCTAAAATTATTCCATTAGAGAACGCTGCTATAAAAGGTTTTGTCGCATCTGTAGAGAAGCCTTCTGATATAAAAATAAAAGGGACAGATGAAAAGGTAACCATTGATTTGTATGTAAATGGACGGTTGAGAGAAAAGGATATATTGCGGCATATTCCTATTGCACGAATTGTTCAAAGCTACCTTTATGGACAGATACATTTTGATAGTTTAGATGATGACATAGATCGTTTCACAAGTAGTCGAGAAGGAGTTGTTCCTGATGATCCTAAGTTTAAGGAGCTATTGAAAGTTTTAAATGAAGTAATTAAGACTGTTATGAATGACTGGGACATATGGCGTACAGAAATTAATGAAGATGGCGATCTAGAAAATCCAAGAATGACCAAGAAGCAAAGGAAATCACAGGAATTGTTTAATGTCGTGGTGGAAGATTTTAAACCTTCTAAAGATAATGAGCCAAGTCGAAAAAAAGTTGAAGGCTGGATAAAAGAAATAAGGGAAGATGCAGAATTTAATCTTTCCTCCTATGGAGAATGTTTTGCGGCAGAAAATTTATTAAGAAAATATATAAACGATAAGCAGATTGAAATTCCTGAAAAAATTCAGAAAGAAATTAATGAAAAATGGGAGCCTAATGCTAAAAAATATAAAGAAGCCGCAAATATTAATTTTAATATAAGAGAAGGAGAATCTAGTTTGTCTTATTTGGACATGGACAATTTGTCTTTTATAGCTGATGATGAGAAAGACAAGCAAAAAAAGGCATGTTTGTTAAGAGACGCTGCAGAATATAAACCAATTAGGGATGCTTTGTCTCATACGGCAAGATTAACAAAATTAGCAAAAGATAAATTGAATATGACATATGAAAACATAAAAGCTCGTATTATTGTTTTGCTGAATAGAGCATAA
- a CDS encoding agmatine deiminase family protein has product MILSSQTNSVYFSAHLANDYRQLYEAVKSVLQDYQIHVDVLCKTADYWCRDYMPIQVTDNTFVKYKYKPDYLNKRGKREFITNVDEPLSFLNLNDNKFINLSDITIDGGNVVKTPYHVLMTEKIFIENPQYQNKLKLIYRLEKAFQTEIIILPWCNRSQDKCGHTDGMVRFVKDKELLMADYTNFAPRNGKRIRKILEENGYIVHELPLPYTINDSWAYINFLQTSKVILVPGLNLKTDSIALEYLQSLFHSQKIIRIPAPYLISKYGGAFNCMSWNIKE; this is encoded by the coding sequence ATGATATTATCAAGTCAAACCAACAGTGTATACTTCTCGGCTCATTTGGCCAATGATTATAGGCAATTGTACGAAGCGGTGAAGTCTGTCTTACAAGATTATCAGATACATGTAGATGTTTTGTGTAAGACTGCAGATTATTGGTGTCGTGACTATATGCCAATACAGGTTACGGATAATACTTTTGTAAAGTATAAGTACAAGCCAGACTATTTGAATAAGAGGGGAAAACGTGAGTTTATTACGAATGTAGACGAACCTTTATCTTTTCTCAATCTCAATGATAACAAGTTTATTAATCTCTCAGATATTACTATTGATGGTGGTAATGTCGTTAAGACTCCGTATCATGTTCTAATGACAGAAAAGATATTTATAGAGAACCCACAATATCAAAATAAATTAAAATTAATCTATCGCTTAGAAAAAGCTTTCCAAACAGAGATAATAATACTTCCTTGGTGTAACAGGTCGCAAGATAAGTGTGGCCATACAGATGGTATGGTAAGATTTGTAAAAGACAAAGAATTATTAATGGCAGACTATACCAATTTTGCTCCAAGAAATGGAAAGCGAATAAGAAAGATATTAGAGGAGAATGGCTATATTGTGCATGAACTTCCATTACCTTATACTATCAATGATTCGTGGGCTTATATTAATTTTCTGCAAACATCTAAGGTAATTTTAGTGCCTGGACTCAATTTAAAAACTGATAGTATAGCCTTAGAGTATTTACAGTCTTTATTTCATAGCCAAAAGATAATACGAATACCTGCTCCTTATCTAATTAGTAAATATGGAGGAGCCTTTAATTGTATGTCATGGAATATTAAAGAATAG
- a CDS encoding MobC family plasmid mobilization relaxosome protein, which yields MTKSEYNKGGRPTKGAAEKKKYRITVKLTTEDYYTLKGKTKSAGISMSEFVRRVLDKGNVIERLTMEQADFIRKLCGMANNLNQLAHRANAEGFYTIAPFHKLILAKIDEILNLIRR from the coding sequence ATGACTAAATCAGAATACAACAAAGGCGGTCGTCCGACCAAAGGCGCAGCCGAAAAAAAGAAATACCGCATCACGGTAAAGCTTACCACTGAGGATTACTATACACTCAAGGGCAAAACTAAGAGTGCAGGAATATCCATGAGTGAATTTGTAAGAAGAGTTCTCGATAAAGGGAATGTGATAGAACGCTTGACCATGGAGCAGGCTGACTTCATTCGCAAGCTGTGTGGTATGGCAAACAATCTCAATCAGTTGGCACATCGTGCCAATGCGGAGGGTTTCTATACCATTGCGCCCTTCCATAAACTTATCCTTGCTAAGATTGATGAAATCCTAAATTTGATACGAAGATGA
- a CDS encoding site-specific integrase, whose amino-acid sequence MAKLENKAKENPKLEQNVLADGRISLYLEYYLGREETPVLDDNGNPVLYETGKMMGKPKVHIKHNRRKENLQLYLIAKPRTPAERQQNKETLELAAKIRAEREQQFKESMLGYRLKKDRNINFLDYYQAYIDSYTKKDLRMIKIALNRFKDFLKEYYPLYEFSIKPDLITKEMMERFVEYLQSRSVGEGAKSIYQRFKKVVRYAIDHEVMLKDPCKGVVCKVDEQILRKDVLSMDEIQSLIQCHYDNENPNVRRAFILCLYCGLRFCDVKDLTYKNIDYTNHLLKFEQNKTKGHSANSGVVIPLNDGLLSLIGEAPEDLDASIFNLPTYESCCKSVKRWVKRAGINKHISWHCARHSFAVNILNNGANIKTVASLLGHSGLKHTEKYTRAVDKLKSEAINSLPGLNL is encoded by the coding sequence ATGGCAAAGTTAGAGAATAAAGCAAAGGAAAACCCGAAATTGGAGCAAAATGTGCTTGCTGATGGTCGGATTAGTCTCTATTTGGAGTATTATCTCGGTAGAGAAGAAACACCAGTTTTGGATGATAATGGCAATCCTGTTTTGTATGAAACGGGGAAGATGATGGGTAAACCAAAAGTTCACATCAAACACAACAGACGAAAAGAAAACCTGCAGTTGTATTTAATAGCCAAGCCACGCACTCCTGCCGAGCGACAACAGAACAAAGAAACGCTTGAATTGGCTGCCAAGATTCGTGCGGAACGTGAACAGCAGTTTAAGGAAAGTATGCTCGGTTATCGTTTGAAGAAAGATAGAAATATCAACTTCTTAGACTATTATCAGGCTTACATTGATAGCTATACCAAGAAAGACCTGCGAATGATTAAGATTGCTTTGAATCGTTTTAAGGACTTTCTGAAAGAGTACTACCCTCTCTATGAGTTTAGTATCAAGCCCGATTTGATAACGAAGGAAATGATGGAGCGTTTTGTGGAGTATCTGCAATCACGAAGTGTTGGTGAAGGCGCAAAGAGTATCTACCAGCGTTTCAAGAAAGTGGTGCGCTACGCCATTGACCATGAAGTGATGCTGAAAGACCCATGTAAGGGTGTGGTATGCAAGGTTGATGAGCAGATTTTGCGTAAAGATGTGCTGTCAATGGATGAAATCCAATCTTTGATTCAATGTCATTACGACAACGAGAACCCAAATGTGCGACGAGCATTTATTCTCTGCCTATATTGTGGTCTGCGTTTCTGCGATGTGAAAGACTTAACTTATAAGAACATCGACTACACCAACCATCTGTTGAAGTTTGAGCAGAATAAAACCAAAGGACATTCAGCCAATAGTGGTGTGGTTATCCCATTGAACGATGGTTTGCTCTCATTGATAGGAGAAGCTCCCGAAGACTTAGACGCCTCCATTTTTAATTTGCCTACATACGAGAGTTGTTGTAAATCCGTAAAACGGTGGGTAAAGCGTGCAGGTATCAATAAACACATCAGCTGGCATTGTGCCCGCCACAGCTTTGCCGTGAACATCCTGAATAATGGTGCCAATATCAAGACCGTTGCAAGTCTTTTAGGGCATAGTGGATTGAAGCACACAGAGAAATACACTCGTGCTGTGGATAAGTTGAAGTCGGAGGCTATCAATAGTTTGCCAGGGTTGAATTTATAA